One genomic window of Punica granatum isolate Tunisia-2019 chromosome 1, ASM765513v2, whole genome shotgun sequence includes the following:
- the LOC116192045 gene encoding flowering-promoting factor 1-like protein 3, producing the protein MSGVWVFNNNGVMRLVENPGAEPHGGSGKRKVLVHTPTNEVITSYAELERMLYSLGWERYYDDPGLLQFHKRSTVHLISLPKEFHKLKSMHMYDIVVKNRNIFEVRDM; encoded by the coding sequence atGTCGGGCGTGTGGGTTTTCAACAACAACGGAGTGATGCGGCTCGTGGAGAATCCCGGGGCTGAGCCGCACGGTGGAAGCGGGAAGCGGAAGGTCTTAGTCCACACCCCGACCAACGAGGTTATCACATCGTATGCAGAACTCGAGAGGATGCTCTACTCGCTCGGGTGGGAGAGGTACTACGACGACCCGGGTCTGCTCCAGTTCCACAAGAGATCCACCGTCCACCTCATCTCTCTCCCGAAGGAGTTCCACAAGTTGAAGTCCATGCACATGTATGACATCGTCGTGAAGAACCGCAACATCTTCGAAGTCCGGGATATGTGA